A genomic stretch from Ursus arctos isolate Adak ecotype North America unplaced genomic scaffold, UrsArc2.0 scaffold_21, whole genome shotgun sequence includes:
- the CBY1 gene encoding protein chibby homolog 1, whose product MPLFGNTFSPKKTPPRKSASLSNLHNLDRSTREVELGLDYGTPTMNLAGQSLKFENGQWIAETGISGGVDRREAQRLRRRNQQLEEENNLLRLKVDILLDMLSETTAESHLMEKELEELKSVSRRRK is encoded by the exons ATGCCTCTCTTTGGAAATACGTTCAGTCCCAAGAAGACGCCCCCTCGGAAGTCCGCTTCTCTCTCCAACCTGCATAAC CTGGATCGGTCAACCCGGGAGGTGGAGCTGGGCCTCGACTACGGAACCCCCACTATGAACCTGGCGGGGCAAAGCCTGAAGTTTGAAAATGGCCAGTGGATAGCAG AGACGGGGATTAGTGGTGGCGTGGACAGGAGGGAGGCTCAGCGCCTCCGCCGGCGGAACCAGCAGTTGGAGGAAGAGAACAACCTCTTGCGGCTAAAGGTGGACATCCTGCTGGACATG CTGTCTGAGACCACCGCCGAGTCCCACTTAATGGAGAAGGAATTGGAGGAGCTGAAGAGCGTCAGCCGCAGGAGGAAATGA
- the TOMM22 gene encoding mitochondrial import receptor subunit TOM22 homolog isoform X2: protein MAAAAAAGGPGAPLSPDELLPKGDSEKTEEELEEEDDEELDETLSERLWGLTEMFPERVRSAAGATFDLSLFVAQKMYRFSRAALWIGTTSFMILVLPVVFETEKLQMEQQQQLQQRQILLGPNTGLSGGMPGALPSLPGKI, encoded by the exons atggccgccgccgccgccgccggcggTCCTGGGGCGCCCCTGTCCCCGGACGAATTGCTTCCGAAAGGCGATTCCGAAAAGACTGAGGAGGAGCTGGAAGAGGAAGACGATGAGGAG CTAGATGAGACCCTGTCGGAGAGACTGTGGGGTCTGACGGAGATGTTCCCAGAGAGGGTCCGGTCCGCGGCTGGAGCCACTTTTGATCTCTCCCTCTTTGTGGCTCAGAAAATGTACAG GTTTTCCAGGGCAGCCTTGTGGATTGGGACCACTTCCTTCATGATCCTGGTTCTTCCTGTTGTCTTTGAGACTGAGAAGTTGCAGATGGAGCAGCAGCAACAACTGCAGCAGCGGCAG ATACTTCTAGGGCCTAACACAGGGCTCTCAGGAGGAATGCCAGGGGCTCTACCTTCACTTCCTGGAAAGATCTAG
- the TOMM22 gene encoding mitochondrial import receptor subunit TOM22 homolog isoform X1: MAAAAAAGGPGAPLSPDELLPKGDSEKTEEELEEEDDEESRLAPPPPQLDETLSERLWGLTEMFPERVRSAAGATFDLSLFVAQKMYRFSRAALWIGTTSFMILVLPVVFETEKLQMEQQQQLQQRQILLGPNTGLSGGMPGALPSLPGKI; this comes from the exons atggccgccgccgccgccgccggcggTCCTGGGGCGCCCCTGTCCCCGGACGAATTGCTTCCGAAAGGCGATTCCGAAAAGACTGAGGAGGAGCTGGAAGAGGAAGACGATGAGGAG TCAAGACTCGCGCCGCCTCCACCACAGCTAGATGAGACCCTGTCGGAGAGACTGTGGGGTCTGACGGAGATGTTCCCAGAGAGGGTCCGGTCCGCGGCTGGAGCCACTTTTGATCTCTCCCTCTTTGTGGCTCAGAAAATGTACAG GTTTTCCAGGGCAGCCTTGTGGATTGGGACCACTTCCTTCATGATCCTGGTTCTTCCTGTTGTCTTTGAGACTGAGAAGTTGCAGATGGAGCAGCAGCAACAACTGCAGCAGCGGCAG ATACTTCTAGGGCCTAACACAGGGCTCTCAGGAGGAATGCCAGGGGCTCTACCTTCACTTCCTGGAAAGATCTAG